The genomic segment TTTCTATCTCTTCCATTGTGGATGTTGACGAGTTGCATCGCCGGGTCGCCCCTGGGGCCAGCACCACGCCCCGCGGCATTGTGCCTAACGACACGCCGGTGCCGTCCTCTTTTTCAGGGCGAGAATTATTCAGCCAGCAGCTGGCGAAACGCGCCGTTTCCGATCACTCGCCGCTCTACCCGCAATCGCTTTTCGCCTGGATAACCGGCTGGCACCCGTTCCCGGATGGCAACGGCAGAACCGCGCGGGCCGCATATGCCATTACGGCTATCCGCAACGGCACCTGGCGTCGGCTCAGCAAAGCGGATGAAGACCTCTTAAGCGGGTTGTAAGGCAGCGCGCCGGGTAACAACGGCGCGCAGAAACGTGCCGGTCGTAAACCTACCGGCCGCGTCGCGGTTACTGAAGCGGCGTCGGGCCACGAAACGTGCGGCGCCACTCGCGTGGGCTTACGTTAAATTTCGCTTTGAAATTCTGCCGGAAGGTCACCGGCGAAGGGTAGCCCGCAAGCGTCGCTACGGTGTCGATACTGTGATCCGTGGTTTCAAGCAGCTCCTGGCTGCGCTGAAGACGTTCCGCGTTCAGCCACTCCCCGACGGTCATACCCGTCGCTTTGGTGAAATGGCGGGTAAACGTTCTGCGGCTCATGCTGGTGTAGCGTGCAAGCGTATCAAGGTCATGCGGTTTATCGAGATTGCGGCGCAGGTATTCCAGCAGCTCATTGATGGTGTTGTCGCGCGTGGTCGCGGGCACCGCGCGTTCAATAAACTGCGCCTGTCCGCCTTCCCGATACGGCGGCGTGACCATACGTCTTGCCACGCGGTTGGCGATAGCGGAACCGCAGTGTTCCCGCACGATATTAAGACAGCAGTCGATGCCTGCCGCCGTACCTGCCGACGTAATTAACCGCTCGTCCCGCGTATAAAGCGCGTTGCTGTCAAGCGTTACCGCCGGGAAACGGGCGGCGAAATCGTGCTCAAATTCCCAGTGCGTGGAAGCGCGGTGATGGTCAAGCAGCCCGGCATAGGCAAGCACATACGCACCAAGACATAATCCCACCACTTCGGCGCCGCGCGCCCAGGCGCCCTGTAACGCCGTGAGCAGTGCTGGCGATGGGCGCTGCGCGGGATGTTCCCAGAACGGCACGATTACAATATCGGCAGTTTCAAGCAGCCCAAGCCCCCGCGACACG from the Cronobacter condimenti 1330 genome contains:
- a CDS encoding GlxA family transcriptional regulator, producing the protein MSARTVVVIATRGFSPFHFSVPSMVFDKAMPVDGLFRVEICAETPGVVESDIGISINVSRGLGLLETADIVIVPFWEHPAQRPSPALLTALQGAWARGAEVVGLCLGAYVLAYAGLLDHHRASTHWEFEHDFAARFPAVTLDSNALYTRDERLITSAGTAAGIDCCLNIVREHCGSAIANRVARRMVTPPYREGGQAQFIERAVPATTRDNTINELLEYLRRNLDKPHDLDTLARYTSMSRRTFTRHFTKATGMTVGEWLNAERLQRSQELLETTDHSIDTVATLAGYPSPVTFRQNFKAKFNVSPREWRRTFRGPTPLQ